Proteins encoded together in one Micromonospora auratinigra window:
- a CDS encoding P-II family nitrogen regulator, translating to MKLVTAVIKPYQLDAVKEALHALGVAGLTVSEVQGYGRQKGHTEVYRGAEYTVEFLPKIRVEVLTDEIDVDKIVDAIVGAARTGKIGDGKVWVTGVEEVVRVRTGERGLDAL from the coding sequence ATGAAGCTGGTGACCGCGGTCATCAAGCCGTACCAGCTGGACGCGGTGAAGGAGGCCCTGCACGCCCTCGGCGTGGCCGGCCTGACCGTCAGCGAGGTCCAGGGGTACGGCCGGCAGAAGGGGCACACCGAGGTCTACCGGGGTGCCGAGTACACGGTCGAGTTCCTGCCCAAGATCCGGGTCGAGGTGCTCACCGACGAGATCGACGTCGACAAGATCGTCGACGCCATCGTCGGGGCCGCCCGGACCGGCAAGATCGGTGACGGGAAGGTCTGGGTGACCGGGGTCGAGGAGGTCGTCCGGGTCCGTACCGGCGAGCGCGGCCTCGACGCCCTGTAG